In Scheffersomyces stipitis CBS 6054 chromosome 7, complete sequence, the DNA window TAACATTATTCAAACTAACACATTAAAACCTCATTTAATATAATCGGAATGGCTCGAGCGGAAATAGGTACAGCGAAGTACCAATCCAAGAAGCTCAAGATGGCGGGACTCCAGAAACTTAAATTTTATTGCCAGCTTTGTGAAAAACAGTGTAGAGATGCTAATGGATTCAAGAATCATATTGCCTCTCCAAGTCATCAGAGGAAAATTCAATCTCTCAATGATGAAGGACAAGGTAAAACAGTTGTAGAAAACTACTCAGAGCAGTTTGAGAAAGACTTCATGAGGTTGTTGAGGATAAATCATGGtacaaagaagatcaatGCTAACAAATTCTACCAAGAATACATATTGAATGATAGAGATCACGTCCATATGAACTCTACGAAGTGGTCCAGCCTCACCTCTTTCATCAAATATTTGGGACAAAGAGGTTTGGTACGTGTGGAACAGGGAGGTTCCGGAAACGAAGACGAGTTTAACCTTGAAATACGTTTGGTAGACCAATCTATCGAGATTCAACAGAACCAAAAGGAGAAGCTTAAGGCTGAAAACAAACGTTCAGATGAACAGTTAACCAATAAGTTCCTCGAAGAACAAATAAGAAGAGGGAAAGAGTCTGCCAAATTAAACGAAGAGAGCCAACCTGAAGATGTGCAAGTACCGGTTACAGTTCAATCGGGTCCTATTAAGGTATCTTTAAAATCAACAGGCATAACAAAGAAATTACAAAGACCTTCTAAATCAATTTTTGGTGACGCTGCATCAGatgacgaagttgaagctgaCAAGAAGCCAGAGCCGAAAGAAACTAAAGGTAAGATAAAATTCGGTTCTATTAAGAAACACTAAAATGCTGTAGCCTCATTGGAGAGTCTACATCTTGAATGTTACTACAGCTCCAAAAACTTAATTTTAACGATTTACGGTAGTACTAGCAGGATAATAGTATAATAGATACTTTAATAGATATTTTTATTCCTATAGTATAAATATGCAATTTTGTAGTTCTTAATCGTTAGACTCGTTCGTAGCACAACACATAGACATCCTTGGAGTTGATAGCACCCATACCAGGCTGCGTAATACTTCCGTGAGGCAAGTTCACCTTCACATTCTCATCATCAAACAAACACCAATAAGGAACTTTGAGATTGTCCAAATTACTTCCTAGATTTTGATTGACCGTAGATTTGTTGACAATGGATGTGTAGTGCCCGCTTTTAAGATTACCAAAGTGATTTATCAAACCGGATAATTTGTACACAATTTCATGACCGTCATtattgaacttcaatttcaacgGATATTGAATGTATGTGTCTAACTTATCagtcaagttgaagactGAAAACCGGGAGAGTTGAATAATCAAAATCTGTGGCAATTTGATGAAGTTCAAACTCTTCGTTGAAATGTTGGAGTGAATGgaacttgtcgttgtttTCGTGCTCGTCTGAGAAGAAGGCgatttgcttcttctgcctAGTTTGAAGATTCCtgacttcttgttgacgAAAACAGGATGATTATCAAGAACACTGCTAGCAGAAACTTGGTCTCCGTTCTTGCTACACTTGGGACAGTTCCAGGCATTTTCTCCACTGAGAACTTCATCCTGGGAGTAGTAGCGTAAACAATCGGCTAAGTTGACCACATTCTTACTGCTATGGCTGCTTGGAATCGGTAGTGACAAAATGGTAAATGGAGAATAACTAATAGACTCATATCCACAAGAATTACATGTCAATTTGTTTTGCAAGTGGCCCTGGAAAAGATCATGGACTGGAGACGTTCCTTCCAGTTTCACAAGGGACAAGTACCACTTCAAGTATTCGTTTCTATCCTTCATATTGACATTAATATCCCACTTACGAATATAGTCCTCTAGCTCGTAGTTGGTTTCAATGCTCTTATTGGACAACTCCAGATGAAGTCTCTCCAAAACAAAGAGTAGAAACTCCTGTGCATCCTGCTGTTCGTATGGAATATTGAAGTCTGGCTTCAACAAGGACGTCACTCTGATGAACTTTGTAGGAGCTATAGAAACACTTCCATGCTGTGAGAAAGTTCGTAACAATGCTGAAATTGCTTCagagagaagaatagaatCTTTGTGGTGActgttcaacttcagcgACAGGATAAGTCTCAAGTACTTGGGATCCTTGACATATCTCTGGTACGCCAGGTTGAtgaacaacgacttgaacaacagaaCACCGAATATCAACTGTATTGTCAGGTTGATATAACAGGAAGAACCAAAGTTTCTCAATCCACAAACAGAATACTCTTGCATGTATTGCTGCTTCTGAGTTTTGATCTGATACTGTTGCATCTGCACATGTTGAGGAACAGAAGAGCGAGGTGCTCCGAAATGTTGCACACTGCTAGGACCATTATTGTCATAATAACCATTCGCTCCTTGTTGATTTACTTGCTGGCCTACCTCTTGCTGTTGAGGATAGTTAGGAAATGGGTTGTTGGATTGTTGGCCATTGTGAAAGACATTATTGTTATTCATGTAGTGGTTATTGTTACCATTCTGTTGGTGGATTTCGTGACTATTGTAATGGACATTGACGTTTGTAGGCAGCGTCACCGGCCTAGCTATGGGAATCGTTTGTGGAGGACGGTGGGAAATATTGCCGCTATTGTTCTGTAGATTGCTATATGAATTTGTATTTGGGTTTGCATCAGTAGGTGATTTTTGTGGATTCAGGAAATACCACTCGTCTGTATCGTTGGCCAATTCTGGAGCAACCGGAGATCTCAAACCCGGAGATATTGGCGACGGAATTGGTGATCTGCTTGTAATTTCGTCAGGAGGATACGGAGCCGAAGCTGTAGGTGATCCTGGAAACGTACTAGCTCTATTTGGTTGTAATGTATTTGCAGCAGAATGAGGCGGAGGAGGTGGCGGAGAATGTGGAGGAAGCAAAGATGGAGAAAAGTGCTTTGGAATTGGATGTGGAATATTTGGAGGCGAAGGTGGAGGAAGCTTCTTAGAACCAAAGAGCGATGTATCATTTTTCCCATTTAAGGACGGAAATCTGTGCTTGAATTCTGAGACAGAATCGCTTGGCAGAAGGGcctctttttcttgaatgtATTGGTCATAGTTATCGTTATAGTCTTGTCTAGTGTCGCTACCATAGGTATTTTGACTTTTATCGGCCACTGTTAGGAACTCTTCACTAGAGTTCAATTCCGGGTTCAAAAGCGGGTTCAAACTGTAAGttttctttgactttgtGATCAGAGAATTTCCATTAGACGTCtgtcttgttgaagacgaCGTTGCAGTTTCGACAAAAAGATCACCATCTGAGCGCATTTCGTCACCACTGGAGATATTGATTTCCACCATGGATCGGTCTTTTTCCTTGAGGTATTTTATATACTCATGGAGCCAGGCATAAAGCTCCTCCACGTTAAAACTAAGCAAGTTTGAGTCGACAAGGTACTTTTTGATGTAGCCGCGAAGCGTCGCCAGCGAAACTGTGTGTGAGCTGTTTCGTATAATGTCGTCAGCGTTATAAAAGGCAAATACATTGAGATAGATGATGAAGTCCTGCTCGTTGGACTCGACAAAGGCGTCAAAGCCCTTAAAGTGGAGCATAATGAAGCTGTTAATGAAATAGTTGAAGATCAAGTATCCCTTGATGTAATTCTTCAATCCGTTGTGGTGATCACCGGAAGAGAACGCCGTGGCAGACTTCTCGTATAAAAGTTCACAGTAGTCAATGAGATCAAATAGCGATTTTGACGCTAATTCAGGATCGAGCTGGAGGTTCCGGAATTCGTGGTTGATCACTTTGGTGTAATACTGTTGGTTGGACTTGTCATTGACTTCACTATTCATATTCATGCCGTTACCAATATGGCTGacgttgttgttgatgttcatGTTCACATTGCTATTCATGTTGACATTACTATGCGTATGATTTGTATTTGCGTTGTAGTTGTTCATATTCACATTCATATTTGTATTCAAATTTCCATAGTTAGTGCCCACCGAATTCACATTCACGTATTTAGATCCGCTGCCCACATTTGGGGGGGAATTCGGATACGACAACGTGTTGTTATACATCAGTGTAGGTGTCcatggaagaagattcagagagaaagaagagctGGGGAGCCGTAGATGAGagtatatatattttcaGTGACGTAAGGAGTCTGGATTtgatttgaatttgatgGCAGTGTGCCGGGGCCAGATGAAGGAAGCCGAGCGAGAAAAGCAGACGTACAAACAATGCCAACAAGTTACAAATAGCACCAACAGTATCAAGTAGTATCTTTATAGTAACAAATTACACTCTTACCGCGAGATGAGTACAGTACCAAAGTAGCAGTATACCACTACAATATTGCTACGAAATTCAGATCTAGTAAATCATCCAGATCATCAGAGAAATGATGGCTGCGCATTTTCTATGCTGAGAAATTTCACTGAGCCATCATTCTACCGTATGAAGTCTACGGACTCAGCATTTGTGTAAGGAAAGAAACAGCTTTGCTTTACTACCAGAAAGTCGTTCGCTGCCGGTGACTCAAGGCtattttgtatttataTGACGCTTTTCTTGCTGAAAGGTGCTAATGATGCTTAGTTATCTGATCACGTTCGCTACTGTCACAACATCTGATGATTTGTAGTTCTGATTTATGGTGCTACAATTGACCGATCGCTATTGAAATCCTGGTTCTAATACTCTACAGCCAGATACTGGTACTTCTACTCTGCCGGTCTCTATATTTTATCTATTTTTATCTATTTCTGACACtgtcttctcttcttccattctCATAGTTCatataaatttttcactttgtATGGCTGCGAATCGCGGGGTTTCACGAATAGCCTCTTACGACAGATAGATACAGCAAAGTTAAACGATCTCTCAGTATCTGCATTTGTGACCATTTCAGACAGATTCTACTTCTCCTCTTTAATCTTATTTAGCCATCAGATCGTATCGTGCTTCTTTTTATTTTGTGGCACACTTCCGTATCGTGCTTCCGTCCCGAGTCCACTGAGCCTCTTTCCATCACTATTTCAGTCATGTTCTGTCATTCCACCAAAGAACAAAATCCTACACGAACAAAGAGCTCATACCAAGAAAAATACAAGAATACTAATATTGAAGTGATAAATATTGTATAGACAAATACTGACTAATATGACAAATTGAAATGCATGTTGACTTTGTACAATCAACATGATTTCTCTATTCTTTACCTTTTTGAGCTCTTCAGCACTTTCCAGACAACGAAAAGTCGGCTACGATCGGACGGTGGTCGCTCATGTACGACCCTCCGAACTTGGAATGCAACATGCCGAATCCTTGCAACCGCAAGAAGAGCTTGTTGGCTGCTGAGTTGACGTCTATAGAATCACACTGGGGCTTGTCGCTCATTTTGGCCGTGTACTTGGGAGCAAAAATGTAGTCAATACTCTGACCTCCTTGAAGCAATACTTCACCTTCAAAGCCCGTCACTGACGATTTCTCATGACCATACCTGTTGAATGGTGTAGACAATGTTGAAACATCACTGAAAGATTCCTCCAATTGCTTGAAGGCAGCATCATCGGGCTCGGTGTTGAAATCTCCACAAAGGAA includes these proteins:
- a CDS encoding predicted protein (go_function cysteine-type endopeptidase activity; ubiquitin thiolesterase activity~go_process ubiquitin-dependent protein catabolism), with amino-acid sequence MNSEVNDKSNQQYYTKVINHEFRNLQLDPELASKSLFDLIDYCELLYEKSATAFSSGDHHNGLKNYIKGYLIFNYFINSFIMLHFKGFDAFVESNEQDFIIYLNVFAFYNADDIIRNSSHTVSSATLRGYIKKYLVDSNLLSFNVEELYAWLHEYIKYLKEKDRSMVEINISSGDEMRSDGDLFVETATSSSTRQTSNGNSSITNDSVSEFKHRFPSLNGKNDTSLFGSKKLPPPSPPNIPHPIPKHFSPSLLPPHSPPPPPPHSAANTLQPNRASTFPGSPTASAPYPPDEITSRSPIPSPISPGLRSPVAPELANDTDEWYFSNPQKSPTDANPNTNSYSNLQNNSGNISHRPPQTIPIARPVTSPTNNGNNNHYMNNNNVFHNGQQSNNPFPNYPQQQEVGQQVNQQGANGYYDNNGPSSVQHFGAPRSSVPQHVQMQQYQIKTQKQQYMQEYSVCGLRNFGSSCYINSTIQLIFGVSLFKSLFINSAYQRYVKDPKYLRLISSSKLNSHHKDSILLSEAISALLRTFSQHGSVSIAPTKFIRVTSLLKPDFNIPYEQQDAQEFLLFVLERLHSELSNKSIETNYELEDYIRKWDINVNMKDRNEYLKWYLSLVKSEGTSPVHDLFQGHLQNKLTCNSCGYESISYSPFTILSLPIPSSHSSKNVVNLADCLRYYSQDEVLSGENAWNCPKCSKNGDQVSASSVLDNHPVFVNKKSGIFKLGRRSKSPSSQTSTKTTTSSIHSNISTKSLNFIKLPQILIIQLSRFSVFNLTDKLDTYIQYPLKLKFNNDGHEIVYKLSGLINHFGNLKSGHYTSIVNKSTVNQNLGSNLDNLKVPYWCLFDDENVKVNLPHGSITQPGMGAINSKDVYVLCYERV
- a CDS encoding predicted protein (go_component nucleus~go_function nucleic acid binding; zinc ion binding), coding for MARAEIGTAKYQSKKLKMAGLQKLKFYCQLCEKQCRDANGFKNHIASPSHQRKIQSLNDEGQGKTVVENYSEQFEKDFMRLLRINHGTKKINANKFYQEYILNDRDHVHMNSTKWSSLTSFIKYLGQRGLVRVEQGGSGNEDEFNLEIRLVDQSIEIQQNQKEKLKAENKRSDEQLTNKFLEEQIRRGKESAKLNEESQPEDVQVPVTVQSGPIKVSLKSTGITKKLQRPSKSIFGDAASDDEVEADKKPEPKETKGKIKFGSIKKH